From one Lotus japonicus ecotype B-129 chromosome 3, LjGifu_v1.2 genomic stretch:
- the LOC130748169 gene encoding protein SEEDLING PLASTID DEVELOPMENT 1, with protein MMLRFSLPLHLQLRHHHQTSLPISVAPEPFFRRPVPRTAALGLRASFRAGAGSSLGLLAAGYSEDEPDVELGRLLGLLPEEMRRRVSEHPEVQLLIEVVMDLGRKPLARFPSGDFVISDYPITVQDIEHATAQVGDFAVDNRAGISRTLHRISAIRNRKGAIIGLTCRVGRAISGSAKLLQDLVQDGASLLLIGPPGVGKTTIIREVARMLANDYKKRVMIVDTSNEIGGDGDIPHGGIGTARRMQVPNSDVQHKVLIEAVENHMPQVIVIDEIGTKLEAMAASTIAQRGIQLVATAHGITIENLIMNPSLEMLVGGIQSVTLGDEEASRRGVQKTVLERKGPSTFSCAVEIISKTELRIHRSLEETVDAILSGRFPNVEVRKLKSQEQEEILQKGPVIDSSVEHDGELMFEDAPEGADDQTWQNNSPLRSPIDMVEDSWDLRLPLRLFCYGILEATVIQGIKQLKMNDVALQLTDNISEANALLALQSKLKKNSGIQAAAKSHDIPIYVTKTSSVEHVTKAIRALVSDHEDGLKGFASMDRIKPSEKIDALEEARIAIEHIVIPKEEPVDLLPRSSHILSLQLDLVRSYQLEARRISGDSGVYLRILPSHYVTDEVKTSEASEFDGEVDDEFASTNGSVNGTVNSLGKLPLLPE; from the exons ATGATGCTACGGTTCTCTCTTCCGCTTCACCTTCAgctccgccaccaccaccaaactTCGCTTCCTATCTCGGTAGCACCGGAACCATTCTTCCGACGACCCGTTCCTCGAACCGCCGCGCTCGGGTTGCGAGCGAGTTTCCGGGCCGGGGCCGGTTCTAGTTTGGGCTTGCTGGCGGCGGGTTATTCGGAAGATGAACCGGATGTGGAGCTGGGGCGGCTGCTGGGGCTGTTGCCGGAGGAGATGCGGCGGCGCGTGAGCGAACACCCGGAGGTGCAGCTGTTGATTGAAGTAGTGATGGATTTGGGTCGGAAGCCGCTGGCTAGGTTTCCCTCCGGTGATTTCGTGATATCGGATTATCCCATCACTGTTCAGGATATTGAACACGCCACTGCTCAG GTCGGTGACTTTGCTGTAGATAATCGAGCTGGAATTAGCAGGACATTGCATCGGATTAGTGCTATCAGAAATCGCAAGGGTGCAATTATTGGTCTAACTTGTAGAGTTGGCAGGGCAATATCTGGAAGTGCTAAGTTGTTGCAAGATTTGGTTCAAGATGGAGCTTCTTTGTTGCTAATTGGGCCTCCAGGGGTAGGCAAAACTACAATTATTAG GGAAGTAGCTCGGATGCTGGCAAATGATTACAAGAAGCGTGTGATGATTGTTGACACCTCCAATGAGATTGGGGGTGATGGTGATATACCTCATGGTGGAATAGGTACTGCTCGACGTATGCAGGTCCCCAACTCTGATGTACAACATAAG GTATTGATAGAGGCTGTTGAAAACCACATGCCACAAGTGATTGTAATTGATGAAATTGGTACAAAACTTGAAGCAATGGCTGCGAGCACAATTGCACAACGTGGGATCCAGCTTGTTGCCACTGCACATGGAATCACAATTGAGAATCTGATAATGAATCCTTCATTAGAGATGCTTGTTGGAGGAATACAG AGCGTGACACTAGGGGATGAAGAGGCCAGCCGCAGGGGTGTTCAGAAGACAGTACTGGAGAGGAAAGGCCCATCAACATTTAGTTGTGCAGTGGAAATTATTTCAAAGACAGAGTTGCGCATTCACCGGAGTCTTGAAGAAACTGTTGATGCTATTCTTTCTG GTCGTTTTCCTAATGTAGAAGTGCGCAAGCTGAAGTCTCAAGAACAGGAGGAGATTTTACAAAAAGGACCTGTTATTGACAGTTCTGTTGAACATGATGGTGAACTCATGTTTGAAGATGCTCCAGAGGGGGCTGATGACCAAACATGGCAAAATAATTCACCTTTGAGGTCGCCTATCGACATGGTAGAGGATTCCTGGGACCTCAGATTGCCACTTCGCCTGTTTTGTTATGGG ATTTTAGAGGCAACAGTTATTCAAGGGATTAAACAACTGAAAATGAATGATGTGGCCCTTCAATTGACTGATAATATTAGTGAGGCAAATGCCTTACTTGCCTTGCAATCAAAGCTTAAGAAGAATTCAGGGATTCAAGCTGCTGCTAAATCTCATGATATTCCCATTTATGTGACAAAG ACAAGTTCGGTGGAACATGTAACAAAAGCCATAAGAGCATTAGTAAGTGATCATGAAGATGGATTAAAGGGTTTTGCTTCAATGGATAGGATAAAACCATCAGAGAAAATTGACGCTCTGGAG GAGGCAAGAATAGCTATAGAGCATATAGTCATTCCAAAGGAAGAACCTGTGGATCTACTCCCAAGATCATCACACATATTATCTCTTCAGCTGGACCTTGTTCGCAGTTACCAACTAGAAGCGAGGAGAATTAGTGGAGACTCTGGTGTCTATCTGCGCATCCTTCCATCTCATTATGTGACTGATGAAGTGAAAACCAGTGAAGCTTCCGAGTTTGATGgtgaagttgatgatgaattTGCCTCCACCAATGGCAGTGTCAATGGCACAGTCAACAGCTTGGGTAAATTGCCCCTACTGCCTGAGTAG